From Primulina tabacum isolate GXHZ01 chromosome 2, ASM2559414v2, whole genome shotgun sequence, one genomic window encodes:
- the LOC142530558 gene encoding uncharacterized protein LOC142530558, with protein sequence MYVTLNEDDDVRIMTHLHTFMKLTIINMRAVRKDQIGGHNIGRVESEDDTVSSNDGHLQVGLLKNSIDVWSNCIRGNSQIFKDAAEFRVCAKNYAIATRGYFSYKKNDNEKVNIVCSVNNCSWRIYASRHKSDNLFGIRKCNLIHTCGDDNLRSRGHPKDDTTWVSNVVMERLRGEPSYRPCMMLKDIQRDYGVELSYDKVWKEKELAMHNIYGTDDWSYDRLRWYCSAIKETNPESIVECEIDSSSNKFKRLFICFNACATGFVSGCRPLVFLDGTHIKNKYEGNILVVVAKDANDDLFTLAYAVVDAENDDNWGWFCFQLKGALILHNCMGFDEYTFFSDRHPGIIKAVELIFPSRHHSYCLRHLVDNL encoded by the exons ATGTATGTGACGTTGAATGAAGATGATGACGTTCGTATCATGACCCATCTTCACACATTTATGAAACTGACAATAATTAACATGAGGGCAGTGAGAAAAGACCAAATAGGAGGCCATAATATTGGGAG GGTTGAATCTGAAGATGACACAGTGAGTAGCAATGACGGTCATCTTCAAGTTGGTTTGTTAAAAAATTCGATAGACGTTTGGAGTAATTGCATCCGTGGGAACAGTCAAATATTCAAGGATGCTGCTGAATTTCGAGTTTGTGCAAAAAATTATGCAATTGCTACGAGAGGTTATTTTTCGTACAAAAAGAATGATAATGAGAAGGTTAATATTGTGTGTAGTGTAAACAACTGTTCTTGGAGAATTTACGCTTCCAGACACAAATCTGACAATCTTTTTGGCATTAGAAAATGTAATCTAATCCATACATGTGGAGATGACAATCTACGTAGTAGAGGACATCCTAAAGATGATACTACCTGGGTCTCCAATGTTGTGATGGAGAGATTGAGGGGAGAGCCATCGTATAGACCATGTATGATGTTGAAAGACATACAAAGAGATTATGGGGTCGAGCTCAGTTATGACAAAGTTTGGAAAGAGAAAGAATTGGCTATGCATAACATTTATGGTACAGATGATTGGTCTTATGATAGATTAAGATGGTATTGTAGTGCCATCAAAGAAACTAATCCCGAAAGTATTGTTGAGTGTGAAATTGACTCTTCTAGTAATAAATTTAAACGATTATTTATCTGTTTCAATGCATGTGCAACTGGTTTTGTCAGTGGATGTAGGCCCTTGGTTTTCTTGGATGGCACTcatataaagaataaatacGAGGGAAATATTCTGGTTGTTGTTGCAAAAGATGCGAACGATGATCTTTTTACATTAGCATATGCTGTTGTGGATGCTGAAAATGATGATAACTGGGGATGGTTTTGTTTCCAACTTAAAGGTGCTTTGATTTTACATAACTGTATGGGGTTCGATGAGTACACTTTTTTCTCTGATAGGCATCCCGGAATAATCAAGGCTGTTGAGTTAATATTCCCAAGCAGACATCATTCATATTGTCTGCGTCATTTGGTAGATAATTTGTGA